GGGCACGAGCGTCCCGTCCGGCGCGACGAGCTGGCCGCCCTCCACGCCGAGCGGGGACGCCAGTCCGTACTCGAGGAAGGGGGTGACCATGGGCAGCGGCGCCTCCACCCCGAGCCCGGCCGTGAAGCGCGGGTAGCGGTTGATGCCCAGCGCGTACTCCTCGGCGGCGTTGAGCCGGTCGGCGTCCACCAGCGAGCCCGTGCCATCCACCAGCAGGCCCAGGTTGGCATGGACGCGCAGGGCCACGGGCAGGGGCAGTACCCCGCTCGTGTCATAGGTGGCGATCGCCCGGGGCGAGAAGCCGAAGGCGACCTTGTCCTGGCTGCCCACGCCGGAGAACGACATGACGCGCAGGTCTCCGCCCGCCCAGAGCCCTGGAATCCACTGCTTCGTGCCTCTGACGCCGAGCGTCACGTCGCCGAGCGCCTGGATGAGGGTGGGGGAGGAGCGCGTGTTGTTGTTGGCCGAGGCCGTGTAGGCCAGCGACACCTCGAGGAAGTCCAGCGGCACGTACGAGAGGCCGAAGGTGCCCCCGGTGCGGGAGTTCTTCGCATCCCGCACGGGGAAGTCGGCGCTGGGGGAGAGCTCCCCGGAGAGCGACAGGCGCAGCAGCCCGGGGCGCCCGAGGTCCGCGCCCGCCACGCGCAGCAGTCCCACCCCGCCGGTGGGGGTGGCCGAGCGGCGGACATTCCCCGGGGCGCTCAAGGCGTTGCCGACGGTCGCGGGGGTGTGGAACAGGTCCCCGGAGCCAACCGGTTGGGTCGTCCGTTGGGCGGCCGGGGAGGCGAGGGCCCTGGTCTCCGAGGGCAGGGCGGCCGGGGGCGCGGAAGGGGGCGTCGTGGACGCGGGGGGGTCCTCCGCACGGGCCGTGCCGGTCCCCAGGAGGGCCGTCAGCAGCAGGGGGTTCAGAGGGAAGGAGGACAACGAGGGTCGCGGAAGTCGCACGGCCGCCGAGTATACGCGGGGGGGACCTCCTCACAATTCTTGCTCGGACACGTCGAGTCCGACACGCTGGCCCCCTGGCAGCTTCGGCGGCATGATTCGGACCCGCGCATGAAGGTTGACGCTTTCTTGAAATATTTCCGGTCTCTCCACACGGCCACGCAAGGCCTGGCACGCGAGGGCTTCGTTGAGAGCTGAACTCGCGGGGTCACGTGGCCGTGTCCTGGTGATTGGTGCCAAGGCGGCGAACGACGCCGTGCTCGCGCACCTGTCCGACAGCGGCTTCCAGTGGGCCATCACGGAGGACATGGGCGAGCTGTCCAAGCTGGCCGAGTCGCTCCAGCCCGATGCCATCCTCGTGGCGACCACGGGCAAGCGGGCCGCCGAGGCGCTCGCCGCCGTCCGTCAGGATGCACGGCTGCGGGATGTGCGGGTGCTGGCGGATCTCACCCGCTCACGCTCGGAGGTGCTGCGCAAGCTGCCCGTGGATGACTGGGTGCGCAACCTCCAGGAGCTCGTGCCCCGGTTGGAGTCGGTGCTGCGCGAGCGCAAGCTCATGGAGCGCACCCGCAACCGCACCGAGCGGCTGCTGGAGATCACCCAGGCCGCCACCAGCTCGCTGGAGCTGGAGCAGATCCTCCGCCTGGCGGTGGAGAAGGTGGGCTCCGTCATCAACGCGGACCGCTGCTCCGTGGTGCTGGTGGAGGACATCAACGCCCGCACCGCCAGCGTGGTGGCCACGCTCGAGGATCCCGGCCTGTCGCTGGACGTGGACCTCGCCCGCTACCCCGAGCTGCGCCGCGCCCTGGAGACCCGGCAGCCGGTGCTGGTGGACGAGCCCGAGCGGGATCCCCTCATGGAGGAGGTGCGTCCCGCCCTCAAGTCCCTGGGCGTGCGCTGCATCCTCGTGCAGCCGCTGGTGTGCCAGGACGAGCTGCTCGGGGCGCTCTTCCTGCGCATCTCCCGGGGTTCGGAGAGCTTCGGCCGGGACGAGCAGGAGTTCGCCCAGGCGGTGGCGGCGGCGCTCGCCAACTGCATCCGCAACGCCCGCCTGCACACCGCGCTCAAGAAGAAGCGCGACGAGCTCGAGCTGGCCTACGTGGAGCGCTACCGCGAGCTGAGCGAGGCCAACCGCCGCCTCAAGGACCTCAACCGGCTCAAGGACGAGATCATCGCCGTGTGCAGTCACGACCTGCGCGCCCCGTTGCAGGTGCTGCTGGGTCACGGCCGGCTGCTGCTCGAGGGCGGGTTGGATCCGCAGCAGAAGCAGTCCGCCGAGGCGATGATCCGCCAGGGCCGGAAGATCCTCGGCCTGGTGGAGTCGCTGCTGGAGCGCGGCAAGGGCGATGTGGCGCGCCTGTCCATCGAGCCGCGGGTGCTGGACATCTCCGTGCTCTGCAAGGAGAGCGTCACCGAGCTGGAGATCCTCGCCGCCGAGCGCGGGGTGGCCCTGAGGGCCGAGACCACCGAGAGCCTGATGCTCATCGGCGACGAGCTGAAGCTGCACGAGGTGCTCCAGAACCTCATCACCAACGCCATCCACCACGCGCAGGACGCGGGCGAGGTGGTGGTGAAGGCCTCGAGGCTGTTGCGCCCGGACGGCGACGTGGCGCGCATCGTGGTGCAGGACGACGGCAAGGGCATTCCCGCCGAGGAGCTGCCGCTCGTCTTCGATCGCTACCGCAGCGGGGCCAAGGGCGGTGGTGGCACGGGCCTGGGGCTCGCCATCTGCAAGGAGTTCGTGGAGCTGCACGGCGGGGAGATCTGGGCCGAGGCCCCGTCCGAGGGCGGCGCCGCGTTCATCTTCACCCTGCCGCTGGCGCAGGAGGTGAGCCGCGCGGTGCGCAACCTCCCCAACAAGGAGACGGCCGAGCAGCCGCGCGTGCTGGTGGTGGAGGACGAGCCGGAGATCGCCGCGGTGCTGGTGGA
This is a stretch of genomic DNA from Archangium violaceum. It encodes these proteins:
- a CDS encoding ATP-binding protein: MRAELAGSRGRVLVIGAKAANDAVLAHLSDSGFQWAITEDMGELSKLAESLQPDAILVATTGKRAAEALAAVRQDARLRDVRVLADLTRSRSEVLRKLPVDDWVRNLQELVPRLESVLRERKLMERTRNRTERLLEITQAATSSLELEQILRLAVEKVGSVINADRCSVVLVEDINARTASVVATLEDPGLSLDVDLARYPELRRALETRQPVLVDEPERDPLMEEVRPALKSLGVRCILVQPLVCQDELLGALFLRISRGSESFGRDEQEFAQAVAAALANCIRNARLHTALKKKRDELELAYVERYRELSEANRRLKDLNRLKDEIIAVCSHDLRAPLQVLLGHGRLLLEGGLDPQQKQSAEAMIRQGRKILGLVESLLERGKGDVARLSIEPRVLDISVLCKESVTELEILAAERGVALRAETTESLMLIGDELKLHEVLQNLITNAIHHAQDAGEVVVKASRLLRPDGDVARIVVQDDGKGIPAEELPLVFDRYRSGAKGGGGTGLGLAICKEFVELHGGEIWAEAPSEGGAAFIFTLPLAQEVSRAVRNLPNKETAEQPRVLVVEDEPEIAAVLVEVLRSRYRVDVARDGAEGLARARTSKPDLVVMDVFLPKLDGLDAAVALKSSSDTASIPVILLSAHQGVADKVRALNLGAVDYMSKPFNAMELLGRTERALKLRKAESELERASSLMRRSGNDPITGLYDRRGLMLRLDHEVSRGRRYSRPVSLAVLRPDRYVLDDALRGVPDVMRARLRTQDILGHLGEGVLAVVLPECNVEAGRNVIGRLLPDVEKHTGVEYRSAVADVSHDSEPAERILERLGAPAPVPKL